A region of the Bacteroidia bacterium genome:
GAATTACAGTACGCCCACTTAGCTTATGCTATTCCTGTGCAAAAAGCTGCTTTGATAGGTACGGCATCTACTTTTGGTTTTGATTTATACAGGGAAACCTCTGCAAGCATAGGTTATGCTAGAACCTTTTATGAAAGATATCACGCAGGGGCAAGCTTTCAAATTCATAATACAGCTATCGGTGAAAATTATGGTAGCGCGTATGCTTACACGTTCCAGGTAGGCACACAGGTCAGCTTATCTGAAAAACTTACCTTAGGCGCAGATGTATACAATCTTACTCGTAGCAGTATTGGCAGACAGTTCAAGGAACGGATACCTACTGTATACAGCTTAGGCGTAGCTTATCAGCCCAATAAGCAGTGTTTGATTGTACTTATGATAGATAAAGACGTTAACTTCCAACCGCGCTGGCGGGGCGGAATAGAATATATTTTTTTCAAAACAATTGCTGCTCGGCTTGGGGCTTCTACGAATCCTGACATGCTATACGCAGGACTAGGCTTTACACACAAAGGTTTTGGACTAGATTTTGCCATGAGCTATCACACTTACTTAGGTTTTACCCCAAACCTTTCCCTTCGTCTAGAAATTAACCGAAAAATAAAAGAAACTACCACATTAGCCAAATAATTCTGCTTCTTGTTAACAAAAATTCTACCTTCAATCTTTCAAAAAATTGTATTTTGCAAGCCGTTTCATAAAACAACTATGGAACTACAAGAAGAAATAGAAGGCAAAGTAGTTTTACTCAGCTTTATAGGAAGTTTTTTAGGTGAAACCGAAGGCGTAATTGTAGTTGATGCCGTTAACGATTATCTCGCAGATGGTTACACAGATTTTGTAATTGACATGCACCAGTTAGAACACATTAACAGTGCAGGGCTAAGCGTTTTAATCAACGTCAATGATAAAATTAAAAAAGCACAAGGAACACTTACCCTAACCCAAATGA
Encoded here:
- a CDS encoding STAS domain-containing protein: MLTKILPSIFQKIVFCKPFHKTTMELQEEIEGKVVLLSFIGSFLGETEGVIVVDAVNDYLADGYTDFVIDMHQLEHINSAGLSVLINVNDKIKKAQGTLTLTQMNERVHKLFKITKLDTVFNIQNSTKEVIKKLNE